Below is a window of Halolamina sp. CBA1230 DNA.
AGTTCCCACGGCGGCCGCGTAGTTCTTTCGTCCGGAGCGCCGAGTTTATAGCCGAGAGCCGACCCACTCCGATCATGCGCGTCGAGAACTCCTTCATCCCCGTCCGCGGCGTCGGCGAGACCACCGAGCGCCGGCTCTGGGCGGACGACATCACCCACTGGGACGACTTCCACCCGAGCGCGGTCGGCCACAAGACGGGCGAGCGCGTCGAGTCGTTCATCGACAAGGCCCGCCCCCGTCTCGACGCCGGCGACGCCGCCTTCTTCGATCGGGCGTTCCCGAGCGGCGAGCGCTGGCGCCTGTACGAGAACTTCCGGGAGTCGGCCTGCTTCTTCGACATCGAGACCACGGGGCTCGACCACGACCGGAACAAAGTCACGACCGTGTCGTTCCACCGCGACGGCGAGACGACCACGCTCGTCCGTGGCGACGACCTGACCGCCGAGAACGTCCGTGCGGAGTTCGACGCCGCCGACCTGCTGGTGACGTTCAACGGCAAGCGCTTCGACGTGCCGTTCCTCGAGAGCTCCTTCGGTCTCGACGTGGGGACGCCCCATCTCGACCTGATGTACACCTGCAAGAAGCTCGGGCTCTCGGGTGGCCTGAAGCCGATCGAGGGGGAGATCGGCATCGAGCGCGACCGGCCCGACATCTCCGGCCGGGACGCGGTGCGGCTCTGGAAGGAGCACGAGCGCGGCGAGGACGGCTCGCTGGAGACGCTGATCTCCTACAACCGCGAGGACGCGGTGAACCTCCGGGCGCTGGCCGACGAGGCGACCGAACGGCTGGACCGCCGGAAGTTCGTAGACGGTTGATCTCGGCCGCGGCGCGCGACCTGCCGTGACCGTCGGGTCACGGCAACGGAGCCCATGCCGCAGTCGTGGACCCCCGACCGCGGCGCGTGACCTGCCGTGACCGTCGGGTCACGGCAACGGAGCCCATGCCGCGGTCGTGACACCGACCACACCTCCCACGGACTTTTGTAGTCCCCGACAGATTCCCGCGGGTATGGGAGACGACGGCGAGAGCGAGGAGGCCGAAACCGGCGAGGATCCACGCCGACGCCCGCCGGGCGCGCCCGGCGCTGACGACACCGTTCCGCGGGTGGATCTGGCGCTGCGGGAGCTGTCGGTGTCGGTGACGGGGCGCTCCGACGACGACCTCGAAACCGTCGAGGAGAGTGCCCGCGACCTGATGGGCTACCTCGTCGAGGAGGCCGGCCAACTGGAGGACGAACACGACGAGTACGGCCTGAGCTGATCGCCTAGATCGACTGAACGATGTCGCCGATCCGGCGTGGCTCCCCCGAGATGGTCGGGCTCTCCTCGACGATCTTGAGCACCTCGTGGTCGGTCACGTCCGGGTAGGACTTCTCGGTCGCCTCCTCGATCAGTGCCTTCTCCAGCCGGAACTCCGTCCCCTCGTAGACGACGTCGACACCCTCCTCGTCGAACGAAAGCGCAGTCATGCGGCCGGCTACGGCTTCGGCGTGGTTAACCCCACGCTTCCGGCACGACCGTCGGCGTCACCGCCGTCGAGCGCGTCGGCTGCGTCGCCTGATCCCCGCGTAACTATCCGAAAACTTAACAATGTCTGACGGAGGCTTTTAAGTATGGAAACCTTCCCCTCCCCTGTATGTCGCTCCGGCAGGACCCGCTCGACGAGCTGACCATCCCCAGCGGCACCGTGGTCGAGGAGCACGACCTCGTCACCGACGGTGACGTGCTGGTCGGTGGGCAGTCGACCGTCGAGTTCGGGGTCCGCGGCCGGTCGGTCGCGGCCGGCGAACGGAGCAGTTTCGGCGGCCACATCGAGGCCGAGAACGACTGTCGGCTGGACATGTGGTCCGACGTGGACGGCGACGTGCTCGTCGGCGAGGATGCCTACCTCGGCGAGCGTGCTCGGGTCGGCGGGCAGCTGATGGTCTCGGGCGACCTGGACATCGGTGACGACGTGGAGATCGAGGAGGGGTTCGAGGCCAACGGCTGGATCACGATCCGGAACCCGATGCCGACGCTGGTGTTCTACTTCATCGTGCTCTCCCAGCTCCTCCAGCTCGGCGAGGATGAGGCGGCCGACGACCTGGCGTACGCGCTGGCCGACGGCGGCGAGGCCGAGCAGGAGCCGCTGGTGATCCCCCGCGGCTCGTCGGTTTCGGACGACGCGTGGCGGGTCTCCACCCCCGCGACCGTGGGGAGCGACTGCCGGCTCCACGGGAACATCCGCGCGACGGAGGTGACGATCGACGAGCGCTCGGAGCTGTTCGGCAGCGTCCGCGCCCGCGGCGACGTCCACCTCCACTCCGGCAGCGTGATCCACGGCGACGTGAGCACCCGCGACGGCCGCGTGACCATCGACGCCGGCGCGAACGTCCGCGGCGACGTCTCCTGTGGCGATCTCCGGGTCCACGAACGCGCGAACGTCGAGGGGACGATGCGCGCCGACGGCGAGATCCAACTGGTGCAGTCCGACGACGGGCCGGAGTCCGGGGAGAACCCACAGGAGCAGACGCCGGATTTCTGAGGTTTCGACGACCTTCTCGACGATAGAACGCTGTCGGCGCGAAGCGGCCGCGACCTCGTGTCGCGGCTCAGCGCGAGGGACGACTGAGGCGAGCGTAGCGACGCCGAAGGAGTCGGCTGGGGAGGTGTGTGGGCTGTGCGGTCGGGGAGGGACTGAAAGGGGCTGTCGTCTGGACGAACCCCGACGAAGCAAGGATCGCAACGGAGTGAGGACCGCAGCGAGTCGCGGGAGTCCAGACGACAGGGGCTTTCACGGTGTTGCTGACCCAAGTTGCTCATCGAGCACAGCCGAACCAAGCCCGAACAGAGGAAGAACCTACTCCCCTCCCACCCCAGAATCCCCAGTATCGACCGAAAGGCAGTTCCTCCCGTCCGCTGAACCACACGATCACCAAATGCTCTCGGTCGCGCTCGCCGGCAAACCCAACGCCGGCAAATCCACGTTCTTCAAAGCCGCCACGATGGCCGACGTCGACGTCGGGAACTACCCGTTCACCACCATCGACCCCAACCGCGGCGTCAGCCACGTCCGCACCGAGTGCCCCTGCCTCGACCGCGAACAGCGCTGTGACAGCGACAACTGCCGCGACGGGAAGCGCTACGTCCCGGTCGAACTGCTCGACGTGGCCGGCCTCGTTCCGGGCGCCCACGAGGGGCGCGGCCTCGGCAACCAGTTCCTCGACGCGCTGACCGACGCCGACGTGATCCTCAACGTCGTCGACGCCGCGGGCGCGACCGACGAGGAGGGCGAACCCGTCGAGGTCGGGACGTACGACCCCACCGAGGAGGCCACGTTCATCGAGGAGGAGATGGACCGCTGGCTGGCGGGGATCGTCGACCGCAACTGGGAGTCAGTCGAGCGCAAGTCCCGCTCGCCCGACTTCGACATCGACGAGGCGCTCCACGACCTGCTGACGGGCTTCGGCGCCGACGAGTACGACGTGACCGCCACGCTCCGCGGGATGGCGTACCCCGACAACCCCCGGGAGTGGACCGACGAGCACCGCGATACCCTCGCCCGGGACCTGCGCGCTCGAACGAAGCCGATCGTTCTCGTCGCCAACAAGGTCGACATCGCGCCCGAGGAGAACATCGAGGCGCTGCGGGAGATCGACAAGCCCGTGGTGCCCTGCACCGCCGACGGTGAACTCGCGCTCAGAAACGGCGCCGACGCGGGGATCCTCGAGTACGACCCCGGCGACGAGGACTTCTCGATCGTCGGCGACGTGAGCGAGAAACAGGAGCAGGGCCTCGAGAAGATCCGGGAGACGATGACCGATCACGGCGGCACCGGCGTCCAGCAGTCGCTGAACGAAGCCGTCTACGGCCTTCTCGACCGGATCACCGCCTACCCCGTCCAGAACGAGTCGAAGTGGACCGACGGCACCGGGACCGTGCTCCCCGACGCGTTCCTGCTCCCCGACGGATCGACGCCGAAGGATCTCGCCTACGCCGTTCACTCCGACATCGGCGACGGCTACGTCCACGCGGTCGACGCCCGCGCTGACCGGCGGATCGGCGAGGATCACGAACTCGAGGAGGGTGACGTGATCAAGATCGTCTCGACCGCCTCCTGAGCGCGACCCAAAAACGCTATTCCGTCGTTCTCCCACCGACCACACAGTGGTTGGCGAGTTCCGCACCAAGGACGGCCGCTGCATCGTCGCGGAGGACCGCCTCCGCCTCCAGATCGGCGAGCGGGGGCCGCTGGGGACGCTCCGCGAGGCGCTGACCGACGGGTCGATCCCCCCGGTTCGCCGTGCGGGCGTCGCGCTGTTCGTCCTCGCCGTCGTCGTCGGCGCCGCGCTGGCGGTCCGAACGCTGCCGCCGTGGCTCGCCGGCGCCGGCGCGGGGCTGCTGCTCGCGTGGCTGGCGTGGTCGCGACTCCGCGGCGAGCAGGCGGAGAAGGAAGTGGTGATCCAGTACGACGCCGTCGAGAGCGTCGAACCGCAGTACGGCCTCCCCCTGCTCACCCGGCCCCGGTTCGTGAT
It encodes the following:
- a CDS encoding ribonuclease H-like domain-containing protein, whose translation is MRVENSFIPVRGVGETTERRLWADDITHWDDFHPSAVGHKTGERVESFIDKARPRLDAGDAAFFDRAFPSGERWRLYENFRESACFFDIETTGLDHDRNKVTTVSFHRDGETTTLVRGDDLTAENVRAEFDAADLLVTFNGKRFDVPFLESSFGLDVGTPHLDLMYTCKKLGLSGGLKPIEGEIGIERDRPDISGRDAVRLWKEHERGEDGSLETLISYNREDAVNLRALADEATERLDRRKFVDG
- a CDS encoding DUF5800 family protein — its product is MTALSFDEEGVDVVYEGTEFRLEKALIEEATEKSYPDVTDHEVLKIVEESPTISGEPRRIGDIVQSI
- a CDS encoding polymer-forming cytoskeletal protein, translating into MSLRQDPLDELTIPSGTVVEEHDLVTDGDVLVGGQSTVEFGVRGRSVAAGERSSFGGHIEAENDCRLDMWSDVDGDVLVGEDAYLGERARVGGQLMVSGDLDIGDDVEIEEGFEANGWITIRNPMPTLVFYFIVLSQLLQLGEDEAADDLAYALADGGEAEQEPLVIPRGSSVSDDAWRVSTPATVGSDCRLHGNIRATEVTIDERSELFGSVRARGDVHLHSGSVIHGDVSTRDGRVTIDAGANVRGDVSCGDLRVHERANVEGTMRADGEIQLVQSDDGPESGENPQEQTPDF
- a CDS encoding redox-regulated ATPase YchF, giving the protein MLSVALAGKPNAGKSTFFKAATMADVDVGNYPFTTIDPNRGVSHVRTECPCLDREQRCDSDNCRDGKRYVPVELLDVAGLVPGAHEGRGLGNQFLDALTDADVILNVVDAAGATDEEGEPVEVGTYDPTEEATFIEEEMDRWLAGIVDRNWESVERKSRSPDFDIDEALHDLLTGFGADEYDVTATLRGMAYPDNPREWTDEHRDTLARDLRARTKPIVLVANKVDIAPEENIEALREIDKPVVPCTADGELALRNGADAGILEYDPGDEDFSIVGDVSEKQEQGLEKIRETMTDHGGTGVQQSLNEAVYGLLDRITAYPVQNESKWTDGTGTVLPDAFLLPDGSTPKDLAYAVHSDIGDGYVHAVDARADRRIGEDHELEEGDVIKIVSTAS